GCCCTGCTCCAGCTCCCGCACGTGGGTTTTCTTGCCTACGACGACGAAAAAATGCTGGGCACGGTCGCCCGGCTGGAAAAGGAACTGCTCGACGGCTCCGGACTGCTGCTGCGTTACACCACCGACTCGGGTGTGGACGGGTTGTCCGCGGGGGAGAACCCGTTCCTGGCCTGCAGCTTCTGGCTGGTGGAACAGTACGCCCACACGGGCCGGCTGCCCCAGGCCCGCGCACTGATGGACCAGCTGGTGGGGTACGCCAACGAGCTCGGCCTCCTCAGTGAGGAATATGATGCAGACAACGCCACGATGGCCGGGAACTTCCCGCAGGCGTTTTCCCACCTGGCCCTGGTCCGGGCAGCCGATGCGATTGCCGTCGCCATCGCTGCACAGCGGCCACCCCTGCCGTCCCGGCCGGCGGCAGCATCCACAACCGAAGGAAACCGATGAACCGACAGACGCTCTCGGCAGCGGCCATGGCGGCCCTGCTGGCCACCAGTGCCGTCAACCATTTCCGTAACCCGCGCTTCTACAATGCTGTGGTTCCACGCAGCATCAGCACGGATACGGAGGGGAAGTACGGCGTGCTGTCGCGGCGGCAGTGGACCCACGTCAGCGGTGTCATCGAATTCGCGGCCGCGGCCGGCCTGCTGCTCCCGGCCACCCGGCGGGCAGCAGCCACCGGTACGGCTGCCATGTATGTCGCTTTCCTTTCGGGGCACGTCACCGCCCTGCAGCGTGCCTTCGGCCCCCGCGGCAGCGACCGGGAGAAACTGATCCACAGCCTGCGTCTGCCGCTCCAGCTGCCGTTGATCCTCTGGGCGTGGAACCTGCGGAAATAGCGGATGGCCACCAAGCTCCTGCTGCTGTCGGACACCCACCTGCCCAAGCGGGCCAAGGTGCTGCCGGAAATCCTCTGGGCGGATATTGAAGCCGCCGACATCGTGGTGCACGCCGGCGACTGGGTGAACGAGGAACTGCTGGACCAGCTCCAGTCCCGCTCCCGGCGCCTCATTGCCTGCTACGGCAACAACGACGGCGCCGGCCTGCGGGCACGGCTGCCGCTGGTGGCCCGCGCCGTGGTCGAGGACGTGCGGCTCGCCGTCGTGCATGAGACCGGTCCCGCCGCGAAGCGCGGGGAACGGATGGACGCGGAATTTCCGGAGACCGACCTGCTGGTCTTCGGGCACAGCCACATTCCCTGGGACTCGGTCACCCCTGGGGGAATGCGGCTGCTGAACCCCGGTTCGCCCACGGACCGCCGGCGGCAGCCGTTCTGCACCTACCTGCGGGTGGAGATTGACGGGAAGACAGTAACGCCCGATCTCCGGCGGCTTCCACCACGGGAGACCGGGCGTTCCTAGGGACGCACCGTGTGCCGCTTATCGGCGGCCCGTCGGCTCAGGCTGGGACAGTGTCCCCGCGGAGCGCGGCTCCGGCGGCCTTCCGGCGGGTTCCCCGGAGGCAGGCAATGGCTGCACCGCCCACCAGCATCGGGACAATGAACAGGAAGTAGAGGTTGCCGGGTTCCCAGCCGCCGTCGATCAGTGCGCCCGCCACGATCGGGGAGATGATGGCACCCACCCGGCCCATTCCGGTGATGAATCCGACCGCCGTGGCGCGGACATCCGAGGAGTAGTACACGGGGCCGATGGAGAACATGCCGGCGATGCCGGCGTTCACCAGGAAGCCCAGCAGTGCTGCCGCCAGCAGGGCCGTGGGCAGGGCGCCGGTGGAGACGGCGTAAACGGCAAATCCGCCCGCAGCGAGGACAAAGAACGTGACCAGGACCCATTTGACCGCGAAGCGGGCAGCGATCAGCCCGAAGACGATCGAACCGATGATTGCGCCGAGGCTGAAGAGCACACCCGCGTCAATGCCGTCCTGCGCCGAGAAGCCGCTGGCGGTCACCAGCTTGGGCGTCCAGGAGTTGGCGAAGTAGAAGCTCGCCATCAGCATCATGAAGGCAATGGACAGGAAGACAGTGGTCGCGGCGTACTTGCCGGAGAACAGTGCCTTCCAGCGTGAGCCCGTGGTCAGTGCCGTTCCCGTGGGAATGGCGGGCAGTTCGGTGATCTGCGGCTGGTCCAGGCGGGCCAGGATGCGGTTGGTTTTATCCAGGGCGCCGTCCGGGCGGCGGGTCATCAGGTAGTCCAGGGATTCCGGCAGGAACTTGAGGATGAACGGAATCATGGCCAGCGTGACGACGCCGCCGAAAATGAACGCCGCGTGCCAGCTGTAGGCGGAGATAAGGATGCCGGCAATGATTCCGCCCAGCATGCCGCCGATGGGCTGGCCGGCGCTGTAGAAGCTGATGGAGGTGGAACGCCGCTTGGCCGAGGAGTACTCGGAGACGAAGACATTGAGGCTCGCCTGCATGGTGCCGATAGCCAGGCCGGTGATGAAGCGCAGGATGAACAGGACCGTGTAGCTCGGCGCGAAGGCAGAGGCGAACATGCCCGCGGAAATCACGATGGCGCAGATCAGGATGGTTTTCTGGCGGCCGATGATGTCTGCCACCTGGGCCACCAGGATGGACCCCACGGCCATGCCGAAGAGGGCGGAAGAGAGCAGCATGCCCAGCTGGGCGCCGCTGAGGTCCCAGTCCTCGCTGATGGCGTTGGCGCTGAACGCCATGACCAGGACGTCGAAGCCGTCGATCATGTTCAGGGCGACACAGATGGCGACGATGCCGACCTGCATGCGCTTCATGGGAGACGCTTCGATGCGTTCCTTGATTTCCATGGGGTGTACCTAACTTGCTCTGGGGTCGTGGGGGTACGGCGGTGTACGCCTAGCGAACGAGTGTTCTCAAGAAGAACCTCAATGAGTGTAGGGCCACATCCCAATGTGGCGCTAATTACAGTGACTGTGCCCCGGGCGGCCTCGCCGGGCACTTAAACACCGGAAGCCGGGACCCGCGGTGAGCGGGTCCCGGCTTCCGTGAAGTCCGGCTAGTTCTGGATGCCGGGCTGGAACACGACCTTGATGCAGCCGTCTTCCTTCTTCTGGAACTTCCGGTACAGCTCCGGGGCGTCGTCCAGGCCGGCCTGGTGGGTCACCAGGTTGGTCACGCCCAGCGGATCGGCGGAATCCTCGACTAGCGGCATCAGGTCATCGGTCCAACGCTTGACGTTGCACTGGCCCATCCGCAGGTTCAGCTGCTTGTCGAACATGGCCATCAGGTTCATCGGGTCGGCCGTGCCGCCGTAAACGCCGCTCAGGGACACGGTGCCGCCGCGGCGGACGGCGTCGAGTGCTCCGTGCAGGGCAGAAAGGCGGTCCGTGCCTGCGGTTTCCATGGCCTTTTGGGCCAGCTTGTCCGGGAGCAGGCCGACGACGGTCTGGGCGGCCTTGCCGGCGGGGGAGCCATGGGCTTCCATGCCGACGGCGTCCACCACCGAGTCCGGTCCGCGGCCGTCGGTCATTTCACGCAGCTCGTCCGCGACGTCCTTATGCAGATCCAGCACCTCGACGCCGTACTGTGCAGCGAGGGCTCGGCGCTCCGGAACCGGCTCCACGCCGATCACGCGGTAACCGAGGTGGGTGCCGATGCGGGCAGCGAACTGGCCCACCGGTCCCAGGCCGTAGACGGCGAGTGTGCCGCCGTCGGGCACGTTGGCGTACTGCACGCCCTGCCAGGCGGTGGGCAGGATGTCGGAGAGGAACAGGTAGCGGTGATCCGGGAGTTCGGTGCCAACCTTGATGGGGTTGTAGTCGGCCAGCGGAACCCGCAGGTACTCGGCCTGGCCGCCGGGAACGGAGCCGTACAGCTCGGAGAAGCCGAAGAGTGCGGCGCCGGAGCCCTTTTCGCGGACCTGGGTGACCTCGCACTGGGTCTGCAGGCCCTGGCGGCACATGTAGCAGCTGCCGCAGGCGATCTGGAAGGGAATGACCACGCGGTCACCCTTCTTCAGGCTGGTGACGGCCGATCCGACCTCTTCAACGATGCCCATGGTCTCGTGGCCGAGGATGTCGCCTTCCTTCATGTACGGCATCAGGACGCCGTAAAGATGAAGGTCCGAGCCGCAGACGGCCGTGGAGGTGACGCGGATGATGGCGTCGGTGGGTTCCTGGATGGTGGGATCAGGTACCTGCTCCACGCTTACGGAGTTTTTTCCCTGCCATGTAACTGCTTTCACGTGCGATCCTCCTGCTGGTTGCATTCTGAGTGCGTCGAAAGAACTAACTCCATTGTGCCTATTGGTAAGTGTACTGACAAAACGGGCGGCGGTTCGGAGGGGTGCACCCAGTGGCGGCAGGAAATGCGGGGCGGCTAGGGGTTTCCGGCGGGAAGAACGGGCCGGTCCGGGAGGGTTTCACTGCTCCAGCCGGCGTCGGGAACGACGTGCGGGCCGGCCAGCACGCGGGAGTCCCGGCGAAGGACTAATTCCAGTGCCTCGTCGTTGTCCAGGGGCAGCTGGTCCGCTGGCGGCTGGCTGGCGGGAGTCTCCGGAAGCTGGATCCGGACCCGCAGCGGGGGATCGGCAGGCGCCGACCGTTCGACGTCGCCCGCGACTTCGGTCAAGACGGCCACGGCGGCGGCATCGATCCGCGCCGCGCGCGTGAGGTTGATGGTGATGTTGGCCCCGAGGGTGGCGGTATGCCGGAGGATGTTCAACAGCGTGCCGCAGCTGGGCCCCGTCAGCGCGCCCCGGACTTCGATTGAGGCGGCGGCATTACGGGTGTCTATCTGGACCAGGACACGCAGGGGCTTTTCCATGTCTTCTCCACGCTGACAGGTGCCCCCGGCCGCTCCTTAACCGGGTATCCAACCGTATCAACGCGGTGCCCTGCTGTCTTGGGTTCTCCACCATCCGGCGTGCAAAAGGTGCGTAACTGCCGTCAGAAGGACTCCGCGGCGTCCTTGCTGCGCGCAACGACGGCGGCCGTCGCCTCCGCAATGGCTTCCTCTTCGTCGGTGGGCACCACCAGTACGGAAATGGCGGAATCCGCCGAACTGATCCGCCGGGCCTCCTTTCCGGCCGCCCGGTTGGCCTCCGGATCAAGACGGATCCCCAGCGGGCCCAGCTGGTTCACCACCAGTTCGCGGAACATCCACCCGTTTTCGCCGATACCTGCCGTGAAGACCACCGCCTGCGCGCCGCCGACGGCCACGTGGTACGCCCCGATGTACTTGGCCAGCCGGTAGGCGGCGATGGCCAGCGCCAGCCGGGCCTGCTCATTGCCGTTGCCGGCTGCTTCCTCGATGCTGCGCATGTCGGATTCGCCGGCCAGGGCACGCAGGCCCGACTCCCGGTTGAGCAGGTCGTCCAGGGCGTCGGCGTCGTAGCCCTGCCGGGCCAGGAAAACGAGGATGGACGGGTCAATGTCGCCGCTGCGGGTGCCCATCACCAAACCTTCCAGCGGAGTGAAACCCATGGAGGTGTCGATGCTCTTGCCGCCCTTGATGGCCGCCACCGAGGCGCCGTTGCCCAGATGGGCGATGACGCCGTCGAACGCCCCGGGTTCGAGGCCCAGGAAACGGGCCGCAGCGGGCGCAACGTAGGCGTAGCTGGTGCCGTGGAAGCCGTAGCGGCGGATGCCGTAGCGCCGGTACAGGCTGTTGGGCAGGGCGTAGCGCCAGGCGCGTTCGGGCAGGGTGCGGTGGAAGGCGGTATCAAAGACGGCCACCTGCGGGATATCGGGCCATTTGTCGTGCACGGCCCGGATGCCCATGGCGCTGGCGGGGTTATGCAGCGGAGCCAGCGGGCTGAGCCGTTCAATCGAGCGGACAATTTCGTTATTGACCAGCACGGGTTCGCTGAAGCGCTCGCCGCCGTGCACTACCCGGTGCCCGACGGCGTCGACCGGACGTCCGTCCAATTCATCCCGCAGCCGGCGGCTGAGTTCTTCCAGCGCCGCGGCATGGTCGGGAACCACATCGCCGATCCGGTCGATGATGCCCTTCGTCAGCAGTTCCTGGGTGTCGGTCTCCCGGACCTGGTACTTCAACGATGAGGACCCGGAATTGATGACCAGAACCAGCATTTAATCCTCCTGTGCCTGCACCGCGGTGATCGCCACGGTATTCACGATGTCTTCGACGGTGCAGCCGCGGCTGAGGTCATTGACCGGCTTGCGCAGGCCCTGCAGGATCGGGCCGACGGCCACGGCTCCGGCGGACTGCTGCACGGCCTTGTAGGTGTTGTTGCCGGTATTCAGGTCCGGGAAGATAAACACCGTCGCCTGCCCGGCCACCGACGATCCGGGTACCTTGGAGGCGGCTACCGAAGCGTCCACGGCGGCGTCGTACTGGATGGGCCCTTCCACCGGCAGGTCCGGGCGGGCTTGGCGGACCAGCTCGGTGGCCTTCCGCACCCGGTCCACCGACCCGCCCGTGCCCGAGGCGCCGGTCGAGTAGGAAAGCATGGCCACCCGCGGCGTGACACCGAACTGTGCGGCGGTGGCTGCGGAAGCGAGGGCAATGTCGGCCAGCTGCTCGGCGTCCGGGTCCGGATTCACCGCGCAGTCGCCGTACACCAGGACCCTGTCCTCGAGCAGCATCAGGAACACCGAAGAGACGATCTTGACGCCCTCTTTGGTGCGGATGAATTCCAGTGCGGGCCGGATGGTATTCGCCGTGGTGTGCGCAGCACCGGAGACCATGCCGTCCATCCGGCCCAGCTGGACCATCATGGTGCCGAAGTATGCGCCGTGCAGCATACGTTCGTTCGCGTCCTCGAGGGTGACGCCCTTGTGCTTGCGGAGGGTGGCGTATTCCCGGGCAAATTCTTCCCGGAGCGCACTGGTGGCCGGATTGATGAGGTTGATGTTGGAGAGGTCGATGCCCTCGCTGGCAGCCAGTTCGCGGATCTGACCCTCCGGTCCCAGCAGGGTCAGGGCACAGACATCCCGCCGGGTGAGGATTTCCGCCGCCTGCAGGACCCGCACGTCCAGGCCCTCCGGCAGGACAATCCGCTGCCGGCCGGCACGCGCCCGCACAATCAGTTCATTGAGGAACCGCAGGGGCGTGGTGGTTGCGGGGCGGGGAAGGGCCAGGCGTTCCAGCAGTTCCGCTTCGTCCACGTGCCGGGACCAGGCTCCCAGTGCCGCTGCCACCTTCCGGCGCTCGCCGCTGGAGATCTCCCCACGGACGCGGCTGACCCGGCGTGCGGTCGTATAGGTGTCCGCTTCGACCTCGAACACCGGGAAGGGTGCCGAGGCGAGCAGTTCCAGGATGGCCGGTTCCACGTCCAGGCCGCCGGTAAGGATCATGCCGCTGGCCACCGGGAAGTCGGAGGAGAAGGAGGAGGCCAGGGTCGCCACCATCACGTCGGCCCGGTCAGCCGGAACAATCACCAAGGTGCCGTCCGAGAGCTGGGGGATGAAGTTGCCCACCGTCATCGCGGCAACCTTAACGGCCGAAACGTCCCGTTCCAGGGAGGAGCTGCCGGCCACCTGCCGCGCCTGCAGGGCGCTCTGCACTTCGGCGATGGAGGGCTGGGAGATTTCGCTGTGCTCCGGAATGACGTACACCGGCCGTCCGCTGTGTCCGGGCCGCATCGCTGCGCGGATGGCCTCGACGTCGGGCGGCGCCGCCCGGTTAACCAGCACGGCCAGCAGGTCGCACTTTGCCTCCGCCAGCTGGCGGCGGGCCACGTCCACCGCGTCGGCGGTTTCCGCAGCGGTCGTCTCCTGGGCATTAACGACGGCGAGCACCACAGTGCCCAGGTCATTTGCCAGCCGGGCGTTGAGGTCAAACTCCAGCGCGACGTCGTGCCCGGAGAGATCGGTGCCTTCGACAATCACAACGTCGCAGTTGGCCGCGATTTCGCTGTAGATGGCCAGGCAGCGGGCGTCCACCTCCCCACGCTCTCCGGCGACCAGCAACGCGCGCAGCTGTGCCCTGGTCAGGCCACCCCGGCAGGTGGCCGGGCCCAGGTTGAAGCGGCTCTGCATCAGCTCCACCATGGGATCCTGTGCCGGATCCTCACCTTCGACGATGGGCCGGAAGAAGCCCACGCGGTCCGCATGCCGGCCGAGCATGTCTGCCAGCCCCAGGCTGATCAGGGATTTGCCGGATCCGGGCGTCATGGCACTTACATAGATTCCGCGGGCCATAGCTGCTTGTCCGATCGTTGCGGTGGAGTGGTCCGCCATCCCAGGTGTTGGGGGAATGGTGTGCGTCACATCCATCCTCCCAAAAGGCTGCGGTACTTGCCAGCAGCCGCGTCGTGGAGTGCCCGGCAGGCGGGGTTTCGTGGAATGCGCAGTCTCAGCATTTGAGACTAAAATTATTCACGCGTACGGCCCAGCCTACGATTATTTGGTTAGTTTCCCCTCAGACAAGTCGAGGAACCACGTGAGTCTCTTCCGTACCAAACCCATTGAGAGCTCCCTCGCGGATGCCGACGAGCCCGGCCGCCGGCTGAAGCGCTCGCTCACCACCTGGGACCTCATGATTATGGGTGTCGCGGTGGCTGTAGGCGCCGGGATCTTTTCGGTCGGTGCCCGCGCCGCCGGGCAGTTCTCCGGCCCCGCTGTCACCCTTTCGTTCGTACTGGCCGCGATAACCTGCGCGCTCGCCATCATGTGTTACGCCGAGTTTGCCACGGCAATCCCGGTGGCAGGGTCGGCCTATGTGTT
This window of the Arthrobacter sp. zg-Y919 genome carries:
- a CDS encoding acetate kinase; amino-acid sequence: MLVLVINSGSSSLKYQVRETDTQELLTKGIIDRIGDVVPDHAAALEELSRRLRDELDGRPVDAVGHRVVHGGERFSEPVLVNNEIVRSIERLSPLAPLHNPASAMGIRAVHDKWPDIPQVAVFDTAFHRTLPERAWRYALPNSLYRRYGIRRYGFHGTSYAYVAPAAARFLGLEPGAFDGVIAHLGNGASVAAIKGGKSIDTSMGFTPLEGLVMGTRSGDIDPSILVFLARQGYDADALDDLLNRESGLRALAGESDMRSIEEAAGNGNEQARLALAIAAYRLAKYIGAYHVAVGGAQAVVFTAGIGENGWMFRELVVNQLGPLGIRLDPEANRAAGKEARRISSADSAISVLVVPTDEEEAIAEATAAVVARSKDAAESF
- a CDS encoding zinc-dependent alcohol dehydrogenase, which translates into the protein MKAVTWQGKNSVSVEQVPDPTIQEPTDAIIRVTSTAVCGSDLHLYGVLMPYMKEGDILGHETMGIVEEVGSAVTSLKKGDRVVIPFQIACGSCYMCRQGLQTQCEVTQVREKGSGAALFGFSELYGSVPGGQAEYLRVPLADYNPIKVGTELPDHRYLFLSDILPTAWQGVQYANVPDGGTLAVYGLGPVGQFAARIGTHLGYRVIGVEPVPERRALAAQYGVEVLDLHKDVADELREMTDGRGPDSVVDAVGMEAHGSPAGKAAQTVVGLLPDKLAQKAMETAGTDRLSALHGALDAVRRGGTVSLSGVYGGTADPMNLMAMFDKQLNLRMGQCNVKRWTDDLMPLVEDSADPLGVTNLVTHQAGLDDAPELYRKFQKKEDGCIKVVFQPGIQN
- a CDS encoding MFS transporter — translated: MEIKERIEASPMKRMQVGIVAICVALNMIDGFDVLVMAFSANAISEDWDLSGAQLGMLLSSALFGMAVGSILVAQVADIIGRQKTILICAIVISAGMFASAFAPSYTVLFILRFITGLAIGTMQASLNVFVSEYSSAKRRSTSISFYSAGQPIGGMLGGIIAGILISAYSWHAAFIFGGVVTLAMIPFILKFLPESLDYLMTRRPDGALDKTNRILARLDQPQITELPAIPTGTALTTGSRWKALFSGKYAATTVFLSIAFMMLMASFYFANSWTPKLVTASGFSAQDGIDAGVLFSLGAIIGSIVFGLIAARFAVKWVLVTFFVLAAGGFAVYAVSTGALPTALLAAALLGFLVNAGIAGMFSIGPVYYSSDVRATAVGFITGMGRVGAIISPIVAGALIDGGWEPGNLYFLFIVPMLVGGAAIACLRGTRRKAAGAALRGDTVPA
- a CDS encoding metallophosphoesterase is translated as MATKLLLLSDTHLPKRAKVLPEILWADIEAADIVVHAGDWVNEELLDQLQSRSRRLIACYGNNDGAGLRARLPLVARAVVEDVRLAVVHETGPAAKRGERMDAEFPETDLLVFGHSHIPWDSVTPGGMRLLNPGSPTDRRRQPFCTYLRVEIDGKTVTPDLRRLPPRETGRS
- the pta gene encoding phosphate acetyltransferase, with the protein product MARGIYVSAMTPGSGKSLISLGLADMLGRHADRVGFFRPIVEGEDPAQDPMVELMQSRFNLGPATCRGGLTRAQLRALLVAGERGEVDARCLAIYSEIAANCDVVIVEGTDLSGHDVALEFDLNARLANDLGTVVLAVVNAQETTAAETADAVDVARRQLAEAKCDLLAVLVNRAAPPDVEAIRAAMRPGHSGRPVYVIPEHSEISQPSIAEVQSALQARQVAGSSSLERDVSAVKVAAMTVGNFIPQLSDGTLVIVPADRADVMVATLASSFSSDFPVASGMILTGGLDVEPAILELLASAPFPVFEVEADTYTTARRVSRVRGEISSGERRKVAAALGAWSRHVDEAELLERLALPRPATTTPLRFLNELIVRARAGRQRIVLPEGLDVRVLQAAEILTRRDVCALTLLGPEGQIRELAASEGIDLSNINLINPATSALREEFAREYATLRKHKGVTLEDANERMLHGAYFGTMMVQLGRMDGMVSGAAHTTANTIRPALEFIRTKEGVKIVSSVFLMLLEDRVLVYGDCAVNPDPDAEQLADIALASAATAAQFGVTPRVAMLSYSTGASGTGGSVDRVRKATELVRQARPDLPVEGPIQYDAAVDASVAASKVPGSSVAGQATVFIFPDLNTGNNTYKAVQQSAGAVAVGPILQGLRKPVNDLSRGCTVEDIVNTVAITAVQAQED